A part of Microbulbifer sp. MI-G genomic DNA contains:
- the trmJ gene encoding tRNA (cytosine(32)/uridine(32)-2'-O)-methyltransferase TrmJ, which produces MAKPARDTTPLHTLENVRTVLVNSAHPGNIGGAARALKNMGLKQLYLVAPREFPAANAIWRAAGAAEMLDSAVVVDTLEEAVADCGLVVATSARERRIPWPLLTPRQCGARAIAEAASHPVAIVFGREDRGLTNEELQACNFHVHIPANPHYSSLNLATAVQVLAYEIRIAALEAEKGEPLRYGDWDRPPAKASDMALYFEHLQQSLGELGFIDPDNPRQTMTRLRRLFSRVRPDDMELGILRGMLTAIQNHIHRSGGKGRPD; this is translated from the coding sequence ATGGCCAAGCCCGCCCGAGACACAACACCGCTCCATACACTGGAGAATGTGCGCACAGTGTTGGTTAACAGCGCACATCCTGGCAATATCGGCGGCGCCGCGCGCGCGCTGAAAAATATGGGCTTGAAGCAGCTCTATCTGGTCGCACCGCGCGAGTTTCCGGCAGCCAACGCCATATGGCGCGCAGCCGGGGCGGCAGAGATGCTCGACAGCGCGGTGGTGGTGGACACGCTTGAGGAAGCGGTAGCGGATTGCGGCCTGGTGGTCGCCACCAGTGCCCGCGAGCGGCGCATCCCCTGGCCTCTGTTGACACCGCGCCAGTGCGGCGCGCGCGCGATAGCGGAGGCGGCGAGCCACCCCGTGGCGATCGTGTTTGGTCGCGAGGACCGGGGTTTGACCAATGAGGAGCTACAGGCCTGTAATTTCCATGTACATATCCCGGCCAATCCGCACTATAGCTCTTTGAATCTGGCCACTGCGGTGCAGGTGCTGGCCTATGAGATTCGCATCGCTGCGCTGGAAGCGGAAAAGGGCGAGCCGCTGCGTTACGGGGACTGGGATCGCCCACCGGCGAAGGCCAGCGATATGGCACTGTATTTCGAACATCTGCAGCAGTCCCTGGGTGAATTGGGTTTTATCGATCCCGATAACCCCCGTCAGACCATGACCCGCTTGCGTAGACTATTCAGCCGCGTACGCCCGGACGATATGGAACTGGGCATCCTGCGTGGCATGTTGACCGCAATCCAGAACCACATCCACCGCAGCGGTGGAAAGGGACGGCCCGACTAG
- the hscB gene encoding Fe-S protein assembly co-chaperone HscB yields MTANLTHFEIFGLEPVFALDRSALTARYRELQREFHPDKYASKSEREQLLAVQMAAQINEAHTVLQDPVQRAAYLLELAGVEVSPEQTTADVHFLMQQMQLRERLEAVCEQPDPTTALEALAEEVGELYREAQARFAEVFTAGNLVEAKDSLRKLQFLVKLQAQVEMREADLFDDD; encoded by the coding sequence ATGACAGCCAATCTCACCCATTTTGAGATATTCGGGCTGGAGCCTGTCTTTGCACTCGATCGCAGCGCTCTCACGGCGCGCTATCGCGAATTACAGCGGGAATTCCATCCGGACAAATACGCGTCCAAATCCGAGCGCGAACAGCTGCTGGCCGTTCAGATGGCTGCGCAGATCAATGAAGCTCATACGGTTTTGCAGGACCCGGTGCAGCGTGCGGCTTACCTGCTGGAATTGGCGGGTGTGGAAGTATCGCCGGAGCAGACCACAGCTGATGTTCATTTTCTGATGCAGCAAATGCAACTGCGCGAAAGACTCGAGGCAGTGTGCGAGCAGCCGGACCCCACAACCGCCCTGGAGGCGCTTGCCGAGGAGGTCGGTGAGCTCTACCGGGAAGCGCAGGCGCGTTTTGCCGAGGTATTTACCGCGGGCAATCTGGTCGAAGCCAAAGATTCCCTGCGCAAATTGCAGTTCCTGGTGAAATTGCAGGCGCAGGTGGAAATGCGCGAAGCAGACCTGTTTGACGATGACTGA
- the rlmN gene encoding 23S rRNA (adenine(2503)-C(2))-methyltransferase RlmN encodes MTPAQTEKTNLLGLSVEKLAAFFETLGEKRFRAVQVVKWIHQNGVNDFAEMTNVSKNLRRKLTEVAEIRAPEVLGQWDSADGTRKWLIRAGSGSAIETVFIPDGDRGTLCVSSQVGCSLDCSFCATGKQGFNRDLSAAEIIGQVWLACQSFGQLQPKGPRKVTNVVMMGMGEPLLNFDNVVDAMNLMMEDNAYGISKRRVTLSTSGVVPALDRLADVTDVSLAISLHAPTDALRDTLVPINKKYPIATLLDSAKRYIERMPDTHRKMTIEYTLIREVNDRPEHAQQLAELLRDIPVKINLIPFNPFELSGYQRVSNNALRRFQQILLDKGFTVTVRTTRGDDIDAACGQLAGSVNDRTRRAERYRDAERPVRLLG; translated from the coding sequence ATGACCCCAGCGCAAACCGAGAAAACCAACCTGCTCGGCCTCTCCGTCGAAAAACTGGCGGCATTCTTTGAGACCCTGGGTGAAAAGCGCTTCCGCGCCGTCCAGGTGGTGAAGTGGATTCACCAGAACGGTGTGAATGATTTTGCTGAGATGACCAATGTCAGCAAGAACCTGCGACGGAAGCTGACAGAAGTAGCCGAAATCCGTGCACCGGAAGTGCTGGGTCAGTGGGACTCCGCGGATGGCACACGCAAATGGCTGATAAGGGCTGGCAGTGGCAGTGCCATTGAGACCGTTTTTATTCCCGATGGTGACCGCGGTACCCTCTGTGTTTCTTCACAGGTGGGCTGCTCTCTGGATTGCAGTTTCTGTGCCACCGGCAAGCAGGGTTTTAACCGCGATTTGAGTGCGGCGGAAATCATCGGCCAGGTGTGGTTGGCCTGTCAGTCTTTCGGCCAGTTGCAACCGAAAGGACCGCGCAAGGTCACCAATGTCGTGATGATGGGTATGGGCGAGCCGTTGCTCAATTTCGACAATGTTGTCGATGCCATGAACCTGATGATGGAAGACAATGCCTACGGAATTTCCAAGCGCCGCGTGACCCTATCCACCTCCGGTGTGGTGCCGGCGCTGGATCGCTTGGCGGATGTCACCGATGTCAGTCTGGCGATTTCCCTGCACGCGCCTACCGATGCATTGCGAGATACCCTGGTACCGATCAATAAAAAGTACCCCATTGCCACCCTGCTGGATTCCGCCAAGCGCTATATCGAGCGCATGCCGGATACCCATCGTAAAATGACCATCGAATACACGTTGATACGCGAGGTCAACGATCGCCCCGAACACGCGCAACAGTTGGCTGAACTGCTGCGCGATATACCGGTTAAAATCAACCTGATTCCCTTCAATCCGTTTGAACTGTCCGGCTATCAACGTGTCAGTAACAATGCTTTGCGACGCTTTCAACAGATTTTGCTGGATAAAGGCTTTACTGTAACGGTGCGCACAACCCGCGGTGATGATATCGATGCGGCCTGTGGTCAGCTGGCCGGCAGTGTGAATGACCGCACCCGCCGCGCCGAGCGTTATCGGGATGCCGAGCGGCCGGTACGCTTGCTGGGTTGA
- the ndk gene encoding nucleoside-diphosphate kinase, translated as MAQERTLSIIKPDAVAKNAIGEIESRFEKAGLSIVAMKMLQLSREQAEGFYAEHKERPFFRDLVDFMTSGPVVVQVLEGENAILANRELMGATNPREAAVGTIRADFAESIDANAVHGSDSAESAIREVDYFFRGDEICPRA; from the coding sequence ATGGCCCAGGAGCGCACTCTTTCCATTATCAAACCGGACGCTGTAGCCAAGAATGCTATCGGTGAAATTGAGAGCCGATTTGAGAAAGCCGGTCTGAGCATCGTTGCCATGAAAATGCTACAGCTGTCCCGCGAGCAAGCCGAAGGTTTTTATGCTGAGCACAAAGAGCGCCCGTTTTTCAGAGATCTGGTCGATTTCATGACTTCCGGCCCGGTGGTTGTTCAGGTTCTGGAAGGGGAAAATGCCATCCTCGCCAACCGCGAGCTGATGGGCGCTACCAACCCCAGGGAAGCCGCTGTCGGCACTATCCGCGCCGACTTTGCAGAGAGCATTGATGCCAATGCGGTGCATGGCTCGGATTCTGCAGAGTCCGCAATCCGTGAAGTAGACTATTTCTTCCGTGGAGACGAAATCTGCCCGCGCGCCTGA
- the iscX gene encoding Fe-S cluster assembly protein IscX, translating to MKWTDIHDIAIELSDAHSEVDPLAVNFVDLRQWVMQLPDFDDDPKRCGEKILEAIQAAWIEERD from the coding sequence ATGAAGTGGACAGATATTCACGACATTGCCATTGAACTCAGCGACGCGCACAGTGAGGTTGATCCACTTGCGGTCAATTTTGTTGACCTGCGCCAGTGGGTTATGCAGCTCCCCGATTTTGACGACGATCCGAAACGTTGTGGAGAGAAGATTCTGGAGGCAATACAGGCTGCCTGGATCGAAGAGCGGGATTAG
- the iscU gene encoding Fe-S cluster assembly scaffold IscU, with translation MAYSDKVIDHYEHPRNVGRLDDKADNVGTGMVGAPACGDVMRLQIQVSDEGVIEDAKFKTYGCGSAIASSSLLTEWVKGKTIDEAERIKNTAIAEELALPPVKIHCSVLAEDAIKAAVRDIREKRGGAADAGDAKESAAG, from the coding sequence ATGGCCTATAGCGATAAAGTAATTGATCACTATGAGCACCCCCGCAATGTCGGCCGCCTGGATGACAAGGCGGACAATGTGGGTACCGGTATGGTGGGTGCGCCCGCCTGCGGGGACGTGATGCGCTTGCAGATCCAGGTGAGCGATGAAGGCGTCATCGAGGACGCCAAATTCAAGACTTATGGCTGCGGTTCCGCCATCGCTTCCAGTTCCCTGCTTACCGAATGGGTAAAGGGGAAAACCATTGATGAGGCGGAGCGGATCAAGAATACCGCCATCGCCGAAGAACTGGCCCTGCCGCCGGTGAAAATTCACTGCTCGGTACTGGCGGAGGATGCGATCAAAGCGGCCGTGCGCGATATCCGCGAAAAACGCGGAGGGGCAGCCGATGCGGGCGATGCAAAGGAATCCGCGGCAGGTTAA
- a CDS encoding inositol monophosphatase family protein, with the protein MEPMLNIALRAARKAGELIERAWERGDLVQFEEKARNDFVTEVDRASEQEIIYHLRKAYPKHSIRAEECGLQEGAEPDYEWIIDPLDGTTNFIHGVPQFAVSIACRYRGRIEHAVVLDPIKREEFTASRGRGAALNGRRIRVSARQGMRGALIGTGLPFSGPALESIDTYLSALKEIAGQTAGIRRPGAAALDLAYVAAGRFDGFWEMYLNTWDIAAGSLLVKEAGGLISDFRGGEDYLDSGHLVCATPKVFKPLVQIVGRHLGGVR; encoded by the coding sequence ATGGAACCCATGCTGAATATTGCTCTGCGCGCCGCGCGCAAAGCCGGAGAATTAATCGAACGGGCCTGGGAGCGCGGTGACCTGGTGCAATTCGAAGAGAAGGCGCGCAACGATTTCGTCACTGAAGTGGACAGGGCCAGTGAGCAGGAGATTATCTATCATCTGCGCAAGGCTTATCCCAAGCACAGCATCCGCGCCGAAGAGTGTGGCCTGCAGGAGGGCGCTGAGCCCGATTATGAATGGATCATCGACCCCCTCGACGGCACGACCAACTTTATTCATGGTGTACCCCAGTTCGCCGTCTCTATTGCCTGCCGTTACCGCGGTCGCATTGAGCACGCGGTGGTGCTGGACCCTATCAAACGTGAGGAGTTCACCGCCAGCCGCGGTCGCGGTGCCGCCCTGAACGGACGTCGCATCCGCGTATCGGCGCGCCAGGGTATGCGCGGTGCGCTGATTGGCACCGGCCTGCCCTTCAGTGGTCCGGCCCTGGAGAGTATCGACACCTATCTGTCGGCTTTGAAAGAAATTGCCGGGCAGACTGCCGGTATCCGCCGCCCGGGCGCTGCCGCACTGGACCTCGCCTACGTGGCCGCCGGCCGCTTCGACGGCTTTTGGGAAATGTATCTGAACACCTGGGATATTGCCGCGGGCTCCCTGCTGGTCAAAGAGGCGGGTGGCCTGATCAGTGATTTCCGTGGTGGTGAGGATTACCTGGACTCCGGGCATCTGGTCTGCGCCACACCAAAAGTGTTCAAGCCCCTGGTGCAAATCGTAGGCAGACACTTGGGCGGTGTGCGCTGA
- the fdx gene encoding ISC system 2Fe-2S type ferredoxin, which produces MPKIVFLPHADICPEGKVVEVASGVSVIDAALANGIEIEHACEKACACTTCHVIVREGFDSLEEPDELEEDLLDKAWGLEPESRLSCQAIVEEEDLVVEIPKYTINQVSEKH; this is translated from the coding sequence ATGCCGAAGATTGTTTTTTTACCGCACGCCGATATCTGCCCTGAGGGCAAGGTGGTGGAAGTGGCCAGCGGTGTCAGTGTTATCGATGCCGCGCTGGCCAATGGTATAGAGATTGAGCACGCCTGCGAGAAGGCCTGTGCCTGCACTACTTGCCATGTGATTGTACGGGAAGGCTTTGACTCCCTAGAGGAGCCCGATGAATTGGAGGAGGACCTGCTGGACAAGGCCTGGGGCCTGGAGCCGGAATCACGCCTGTCCTGCCAGGCGATTGTCGAGGAGGAAGACCTGGTGGTGGAGATTCCGAAATACACCATCAACCAGGTTTCGGAAAAGCACTGA
- the iscA gene encoding iron-sulfur cluster assembly protein IscA — protein sequence MTESARAHIQSQLAKRGRGIGIRVGVKTAGCSGLAYVLEFVDSAQAEDVVFEQDGTMLVVDPKSLVYLDGTQMDFVKEGLNEGFTFSNPNVKNACGCGESFHV from the coding sequence ATGACCGAGTCCGCTCGGGCCCATATCCAGAGCCAACTGGCCAAGCGCGGTAGGGGCATCGGTATCCGGGTGGGTGTAAAAACTGCCGGGTGCTCCGGTCTCGCGTACGTATTGGAATTTGTCGACTCCGCGCAAGCTGAAGATGTGGTGTTTGAACAGGATGGCACCATGCTGGTGGTGGACCCCAAAAGTTTGGTCTACCTCGATGGTACCCAGATGGATTTCGTGAAGGAAGGGCTGAACGAGGGCTTTACCTTTTCCAACCCCAATGTCAAAAACGCATGCGGCTGCGGCGAGAGTTTCCATGTCTGA
- a CDS encoding IscS subfamily cysteine desulfurase encodes MKLPIYLDYAATCPVDPRVAAKMAQQLTMEGNFGNPASRSHLFGWKAEEAVEDARRQVAELINADPREIVWTSGATESDNLAIKGAAHFYQGRGRHIITSKIEHKAVLDTCRQLEREGFEVTYLNPREDGIVDPEQVAKTLREDTILVSLMHVNNEIGVINDITAIGELCRSRKVIFHVDAAQSAGKLPIDLQEMKVDLMSFSAHKIYGPKGIGALYVRRKPRVRLEAQIHGGGHERGMRSGTLPTHQIVGMGEAFRIARAEMAQESARLTALRNRFWDQIKDMEEVHINGSPVQRVPGNLNVSFAFVEGESLIMSLRDLAISSGSACTSASLEPSYVLRALGVNDEMAHSSLRFSFGRFTSQQDVDTAVAEVRKAVEKLRELSPLWDMYKDGVDLNTIEWAAH; translated from the coding sequence ATGAAGCTTCCCATCTATCTGGATTATGCAGCGACCTGTCCGGTGGACCCCCGCGTCGCCGCTAAAATGGCACAGCAGCTGACGATGGAAGGCAACTTCGGGAACCCGGCTTCCCGTTCCCACCTCTTCGGCTGGAAGGCGGAGGAAGCGGTGGAAGATGCCCGCCGCCAGGTGGCGGAGCTGATCAACGCGGATCCGCGCGAGATCGTCTGGACCAGCGGCGCCACAGAGTCCGACAACCTGGCCATTAAAGGCGCAGCGCATTTCTACCAGGGTCGTGGCAGACACATTATCACCTCAAAGATCGAGCACAAGGCGGTATTGGATACCTGTCGCCAGCTGGAGCGTGAAGGCTTTGAGGTGACCTACCTGAATCCGCGCGAGGACGGCATCGTCGACCCGGAGCAGGTAGCAAAAACGCTGCGTGAGGACACTATTCTGGTGAGCCTGATGCACGTCAATAACGAGATTGGTGTGATCAACGATATTACTGCGATTGGTGAGTTGTGCCGCTCGCGCAAGGTAATTTTTCATGTGGATGCTGCGCAGAGTGCCGGCAAGTTGCCCATCGACCTGCAGGAAATGAAGGTCGACCTGATGTCTTTCTCCGCCCACAAGATCTATGGCCCCAAGGGGATTGGCGCCCTGTATGTGCGTCGCAAACCCCGTGTGCGTCTGGAAGCGCAGATACACGGCGGCGGCCACGAGCGCGGTATGCGCTCCGGTACCCTGCCCACACACCAGATTGTCGGGATGGGAGAAGCTTTTCGTATCGCCAGGGCGGAAATGGCGCAAGAGAGTGCGCGCCTAACGGCCCTGCGCAACCGATTCTGGGATCAGATCAAGGATATGGAAGAAGTCCACATCAACGGCTCCCCCGTACAGCGTGTGCCGGGCAACCTGAATGTCAGTTTTGCGTTTGTGGAAGGGGAAAGCCTGATCATGTCCCTGCGCGACCTGGCGATTTCCTCCGGTTCCGCCTGTACCTCCGCCAGCCTGGAGCCCAGCTATGTACTGAGGGCACTGGGTGTCAATGATGAAATGGCGCACAGCTCACTGCGTTTCAGCTTCGGCCGGTTTACCAGCCAGCAGGACGTGGATACTGCTGTCGCCGAGGTGCGCAAGGCCGTAGAGAAACTGCGTGAACTGTCCCCTTTATGGGATATGTACAAAGATGGTGTAGACCTGAATACGATTGAATGGGCCGCTCACTAA
- the hscA gene encoding Fe-S protein assembly chaperone HscA — protein MALLQISEPGQSPEPHQRKRAVGIDLGTTNSLVATVRDGSAEAIAVEGDSVILPSAVHYGKDTVTVGAVARARAAQDPYNTILSVKRLMGRGVEDIRRLGEQLPYHFAGGDGGMPIIETAAGPVNPVQVSAQILKTLALRGREALCGREGGELDGAVITVPAYFDDAQRQATKDAAKLAGLKVLRLLNEPTAAAVAYGLDQGEEGVIAVYDLGGGTFDISILRLSRGVFEVMSTGGDTALGGDDFDRCIATWIAGQAGLGADLDAAAQRGLLDIACHAKESLANSTQVELHYGNWRGVLDRVILAELLDPLIDKTLRACKRALRDADIGVDAVQEVVLVGGSSRTLRVRERVEQYFGRPPHAALDPDQVVAIGAALQADVLVGNKSSEALLLLDVIPLSLGIETMGGLTEKLIARNTTIPVSKAQEFTTFKDGQTAMAIHVVQGERELVSHCRSLARFELRGIPPMVAGAAHIRVTFQVDADGLLSVNAVEKSSGVSAEITVKPSYGLEDKVIARMLQESYTHAAEDVAQRALREAQVEAERTLESLLVALRENGAQLLEKSELNQLEGAMEALRQAHNSADATEIRRCMETLNTLSEPFATRRMDASIRRAMQGHRLDEFDQ, from the coding sequence ATGGCACTACTGCAGATTTCCGAGCCGGGACAGAGCCCCGAACCCCATCAGCGCAAGCGTGCCGTGGGAATCGACCTGGGTACCACCAACTCGCTGGTGGCCACGGTGCGCGATGGCTCGGCAGAGGCCATCGCTGTTGAGGGTGACAGTGTGATACTGCCCTCGGCAGTGCATTACGGTAAAGACACTGTCACCGTTGGCGCCGTGGCGCGGGCCCGCGCTGCACAAGATCCCTACAATACCATTTTGTCGGTCAAACGCCTGATGGGACGTGGCGTTGAGGATATCCGCCGTCTCGGCGAGCAGCTGCCTTATCATTTTGCCGGCGGTGATGGCGGTATGCCCATTATCGAAACCGCTGCCGGTCCGGTGAACCCGGTACAGGTTTCCGCGCAAATTCTCAAGACATTGGCCCTGCGCGGCCGCGAGGCACTCTGTGGCAGAGAGGGAGGCGAGCTGGATGGCGCGGTCATTACCGTGCCTGCCTACTTCGATGACGCCCAGCGCCAGGCCACCAAGGACGCGGCCAAACTGGCCGGGCTCAAGGTATTGCGCCTGCTCAACGAGCCCACCGCCGCCGCTGTGGCCTACGGCCTCGACCAGGGCGAGGAGGGGGTGATCGCGGTCTACGACCTGGGCGGAGGCACCTTTGATATTTCCATCCTGCGCCTGTCCCGAGGTGTCTTTGAAGTGATGTCCACCGGCGGTGACACCGCCCTGGGCGGCGACGATTTTGATCGCTGCATTGCCACCTGGATCGCAGGGCAGGCAGGCCTGGGCGCCGACCTGGATGCCGCCGCCCAGCGCGGGCTGCTGGACATTGCCTGCCATGCCAAGGAGTCACTGGCCAATAGCACGCAGGTAGAACTGCACTACGGGAATTGGCGAGGTGTATTGGATCGGGTCATCCTGGCAGAGTTGCTGGACCCGCTGATCGACAAGACCCTTCGCGCCTGTAAGCGGGCCCTGCGGGATGCCGATATCGGTGTGGATGCCGTGCAGGAAGTGGTGCTGGTCGGTGGTTCAAGCCGTACCCTGCGGGTGCGTGAGCGCGTAGAACAGTACTTTGGTCGCCCCCCGCATGCAGCGCTTGATCCGGACCAGGTGGTTGCCATTGGCGCGGCACTGCAGGCGGATGTTCTGGTGGGCAATAAATCCAGTGAAGCGCTGTTGCTGCTGGATGTCATCCCCCTGTCTCTCGGTATTGAGACCATGGGTGGGCTCACTGAGAAGCTGATTGCGCGCAATACCACCATCCCTGTCTCCAAGGCCCAGGAGTTCACCACCTTCAAGGATGGCCAGACCGCCATGGCCATCCATGTGGTGCAGGGTGAGCGTGAGTTGGTCAGCCACTGTCGTTCGCTGGCGCGTTTCGAATTGCGGGGTATTCCCCCCATGGTCGCGGGCGCCGCCCATATACGGGTGACCTTTCAGGTGGATGCGGACGGCCTGCTGTCGGTCAATGCCGTGGAAAAAAGCAGCGGTGTCAGCGCGGAGATTACTGTCAAGCCCTCCTATGGACTGGAGGACAAGGTCATTGCGCGCATGCTGCAGGAGTCCTATACCCACGCCGCTGAGGATGTTGCTCAGCGCGCCCTGCGCGAGGCTCAGGTGGAAGCGGAGCGCACGCTGGAAAGCCTGCTGGTTGCCCTGCGTGAAAATGGGGCCCAACTGCTGGAAAAAAGCGAACTCAACCAGCTCGAAGGCGCCATGGAAGCATTGCGCCAGGCCCATAACAGTGCTGACGCGACAGAGATTCGCCGGTGTATGGAAACCCTGAATACCCTGTCGGAGCCTTTCGCTACGCGGCGTATGGACGCCTCGATCAGGCGCGCCATGCAGGGCCACAGATTGGACGAATTTGATCAATAA
- the iscR gene encoding Fe-S cluster assembly transcriptional regulator IscR: protein MRLTTKGRYAVTAMLDLALHAERGPISLADISKRQGISLSYLEQLFSRLRQSGLVSSVRGPGGGYRLARGGEEIFVAQIIDAVNESVDATSCGGNADCANGEQCLTHYLWSDLSEQIHGFLSGISLADLVSRAEVQEVARRQDMREVPEERIAVVGGL from the coding sequence ATGCGTTTGACCACCAAAGGCCGCTACGCGGTCACCGCCATGCTGGATCTGGCCTTGCACGCCGAGCGCGGACCGATCAGTCTGGCGGATATTTCCAAGCGCCAGGGTATTTCCCTCTCTTATCTGGAACAGTTGTTTTCCCGCCTGCGTCAATCCGGGCTGGTCTCCAGTGTACGTGGACCCGGTGGCGGTTACCGCCTGGCCCGTGGCGGTGAAGAGATTTTTGTGGCACAGATTATCGATGCTGTGAATGAATCCGTAGACGCTACCAGTTGTGGCGGCAATGCGGACTGCGCCAATGGCGAGCAGTGCCTGACCCATTACCTCTGGTCCGATTTAAGCGAGCAGATTCACGGCTTCCTGAGCGGCATCAGCCTCGCGGATCTGGTCTCTCGTGCAGAGGTGCAGGAAGTGGCGCGCCGCCAGGATATGCGCGAAGTACCGGAAGAGCGCATCGCCGTAGTCGGCGGGCTGTAA